From the Oscillatoria salina IIICB1 genome, the window CGGTACTTTGTGGACGGCAGCAACAGAAAATGACCCGGTAGGACAGTTTGGGATTTTAGAATGTTTGGATTATCGTTGGTATGAAAGTTTAGATGTGCGGTTGTATGGTTCATTTGCTTTAGCAATGCTATTTCCGAGATTGGATAAAGCGGTGTTAGAAGCATTTGCGCGGGCAATTCCTACAAGTGACGACACAACTCGAATTATTGGTTATAATCAAGCAACGGCGATTCGCAAAGCCGCAGGTGCAACCCCTCACGATCTTGGTGCGCCAAACGAGCATCCGTGGGAGAAAACTAATTATACTAGTTATCAAGATTGCAATCAGTGGAAAGATTTAGGTAGTGATTTTGTTTTGCAAGTATATCGAGATTATCTGTTAACTGGTGCGGAAGATACCGAGTTTTTGTGGGAATGTTGGGCTGCAATTACGCAGACTTTGGCTTATTTGCAAGCATTCGATTTAGATGGAGATGGAATTCCGGAGAATTCCGGCGCACCGGATCAAACCTTTGACGATTGGCAATTACGTGGTATAAGTGCTTATTGTGGAGGATTGTGGATTGCAGCCTTAGAAGCAGCTAGCGCGATCGCCGAAATTTTACTCATTAATCCGCCTTTAAATCCTCAACTGCAACCAGAAAATTATCCTCAGTCTGTAGAAGAATATCTCGCTACTTACAAATCTTGGTTAGCAGCAGCCAGATCGATTTATCAAGAAACACTTTGGAACGGAAAATATTATCGCCTCGACAGCGAAAGTGGTTCCGATGTTGTCATGGCAGATCAACTCTGCGGTCAATTTTATACCACTTTATTAAACTTACCTGACGTGGTGAAAAAAGAATATGCCCAAACAACTTTAAAAACCATTTATGAAGCTTGTTTCCTCAACTTTCACGCAGGCAAATATGGTGCAGCAAATGGAGTTAAACCCGACGGTTCCCCAGAAAACCCCAATGCAAGTCATCCCCTCGAAGTTTGGATCGGAATTAACTTTGGTTTAGCCGCATTTATGTTACAATTAGGAATGAAAAAAGAGGCTTTTCAATTAGCAGAAACCGTAGTCAAACAAGTATATGAAAACGGCTTACAATTTCGTACCCCAGAAGCAATAACTGCCACGGGAACATTCCGTGCTAGTCACTATTTACGCGCGATGGGTATTTGGGCAATTTATGGTGTTTTGACCGAGTTCAAGTAGAACTAATAGGCTAAGGTAAGATAAATTCTTATCAGGATAAAAGTTATGCTTAAACAGCAGTACGCAGAAAACGATCGTCAACTATGGCAGCAGGTTTTTACAACTGAAATTAACTACATTGAAAAACGTCAACAATTTCTTAATAATTGTACGAATAGAGTAGCACTAATTCGCCAAGCCATTCACAATCCTGCATCAAGAGGTACAGCTTTGCGCTTGGTAGAGTATTTAAAGCTAGAAGAAATACAACTGTTATTCGATGATTTACTTGAACTTGCTTCGGTTTCTCACTCAGATATTCAACTATGCCGAGAAGCAATTCTTTTGCTTCCCAAAAAGTGGCTTGTAGCCAATATAGAAAAAAGTGCCGCACCTTTGCTTATTGAGGGAACAGATGAAGAATACAGACGGCTACTTGAGTTATATATCGAAATTGACTGGGATTTAACTTATAAACTTGCTACTAAGGCTTTAAACCATGAAGATATAGATATTCGCGAAGCAGGTGAAGATTTTCTGAGCTACTTACATTCTGAGGGAAAAAGTTGAAGATTGTCTCGTTCCCTGGAGGCTCTTAGTGGCTGATTTCAAATTTCAGCAAAATTTTCCGCCAATCGCTGCTAATCTTAAAATATATATCTGTGATTTTTCCACAATTTTCGCTTTTAAGCTGAAACTCTAAGCCATGCTTATCGAATTTAGTATTGGTAACTACCGATCTTTTAAAGAGCCAGTCACCTTTAGTATGGTGGCAGCTAACCTCGTCGCTAAAGAGAAAAAGCTCGATGAAAATAATCTTTTTGCCGTAGACAAGGAATTAAAATTGCTTAAAAGTGCTGCTATATATGGAGCCAATGCTAGTGGTAAAAGTAATCTAATCAAAGCCTTAAACTTCATGAAATGGTTGATGGTTAATTCATCTAAAAATACTCAAAGTACAGAGGAAATAGAGACAGAACCTTTTCGACTGAGTACCGAGACAGAAACAAAACCATCTTACTTTGAGTTAGTATTTATCATGAATGGGCAAAAATATAGGTATGGATTTGAAGCAACCCGAAAAAGAGTGACATCTGAATGGCTATTTTACGTCCCTAAGAGCAGGGAGACAATGCTATTTGAACGCGAACTTGACACTATTAAAACTTCTAAAAAGTACAATGCCGATGGGATTCAGCAAAAGACTAGAAATAACGCACTTTTTCTCTCTGTTTCGGCTCAATTTAATGTGGAACTAGCAGAGCAAATTTTATATTGGGTTACTGACAAATTGAATATCATTTCTGGTTTACACGACCAAACATACTTAAATTATACAGTTAGGTGTTTACTCGGCAACAAAAATAGAAATGACATTATTCAGTTAATCAAAAAATTGGATTTAGGAATTAATGAAATACAAGTCGAACAGGTAGATTTTACGAGTGATTCTCTACCTAAAGAAATCCCAGATGAACTTAAGAAACTCATTGTTAAAACAGAAGGAGGTAGGGCAACTTCAATAAAAACTATACACCGAAAATTTGATGAGAAGGGAAACTATCAGTCACTCGAAGAGTTTAATTTAAGAAGTAATGAATCTGAAGGAACACAAAAAGTTTTTGCCTTAGCGGGTCCACTGATAACCGCTCTCAAAGAGGGAGAAGTTCTGATTATTGACGAGTTTGATACAAGGCTTCATCCTCTAATTAGTTTGGCAATTGTTGAATTATTTAATTCTCAAGAAACAAATCCAAATAATGCTCAACTAATCTTTGTAACTCATGATACTAATTTGCTCAGTAATAAAATTTTTCGTAGAGATCAGGTTTGGTTCACTGAAAAAAATAGATATGGTGCAACCGATTTATATTCTCTAGCAGAGTACAAAATACGCAATGATGCTTCATTTGAGAGTGATTATATTAAAGGCAAATATGGTGCAATTCCATACATTGGAAACTTGAATCATTTAATTGACTCTCATGGCTAAAAGAAAGAAGCATTCTCGTGGATATTCGCCTAGGAAAGTTAATAATCGAGAAGTTAAGCAAAGATTCTTGATTGTTTGTGAAGGAGAGAAAACTGAGCCTAATTATTTTAGGAGTTTTCGAGTTCCTAAAAAAGTTATAAATGTTAAAGGATTGGGAAAAAACCCTAGTAAATTAGTTAATCGTGCGAAAGAATTGCAAGAGCAAGAAGATTACGATCGCGTATGGTGCGTTTTCGATCGAGATTCTTGGACTGTAGAAGATTTTAATAACGCGATCGCAAATGCTAAAAATGAGTGTATTGAAGTAGCTTATTCTAATGAAGCATTTGAATTATGGTACGTTTTGCACTTTGAGTTTCTCAATACTGGTATTCCCAGAAAAGATTATATTAAAAAATTGAATTCTCTCCTTAAACAGACGTATCATAAAAATAGCGAAACAATTTATGATGAGTTATTTGACAAACAAGCTATTGCTATTAAAAATGCTACAAATTTACTTAAACAATACGAGCCTCCCAATCCTTCTCAAGATAATCCGTCTACCACTGTGCATTTGTTAGTGCAAGAACTAAACAAATCTATTTAACTTCAAAAAAGCTGACTTTAGTCACCTGTGTTTGAAATTCTTCAATTCGCTTTCGCTTTGTTCAAGAGGAAATTAATAATTTGGAAAGGAAAAAAACGATCGCTCGCTCTTACCCCAGTGTCAACTCTCCTGTAGGAAAATCTACTACTAATCGCTTTCTTCTCAACCACTGTAAACCCAACAAAACTTCGGGAATTCCTTCACTAGCGTGGACTGGAATTATAAACTCTCTTCTA encodes:
- a CDS encoding RloB family protein — protein: MAKRKKHSRGYSPRKVNNREVKQRFLIVCEGEKTEPNYFRSFRVPKKVINVKGLGKNPSKLVNRAKELQEQEDYDRVWCVFDRDSWTVEDFNNAIANAKNECIEVAYSNEAFELWYVLHFEFLNTGIPRKDYIKKLNSLLKQTYHKNSETIYDELFDKQAIAIKNATNLLKQYEPPNPSQDNPSTTVHLLVQELNKSI
- a CDS encoding AAA family ATPase, which gives rise to MLIEFSIGNYRSFKEPVTFSMVAANLVAKEKKLDENNLFAVDKELKLLKSAAIYGANASGKSNLIKALNFMKWLMVNSSKNTQSTEEIETEPFRLSTETETKPSYFELVFIMNGQKYRYGFEATRKRVTSEWLFYVPKSRETMLFERELDTIKTSKKYNADGIQQKTRNNALFLSVSAQFNVELAEQILYWVTDKLNIISGLHDQTYLNYTVRCLLGNKNRNDIIQLIKKLDLGINEIQVEQVDFTSDSLPKEIPDELKKLIVKTEGGRATSIKTIHRKFDEKGNYQSLEEFNLRSNESEGTQKVFALAGPLITALKEGEVLIIDEFDTRLHPLISLAIVELFNSQETNPNNAQLIFVTHDTNLLSNKIFRRDQVWFTEKNRYGATDLYSLAEYKIRNDASFESDYIKGKYGAIPYIGNLNHLIDSHG